From the genome of Streptomyces sp. NBC_01317, one region includes:
- a CDS encoding 2-dehydropantoate 2-reductase has protein sequence MKVAVVGAGAIGAYVGAALDRAGAEVHLIARGPHLAAMRQDGVRVLSPRGDWTARVHATDRPEDIGPVDYVFLGLKANSYAACGPLVKPLLHDGTAVIAAQNGIPWWYFHGHGGPHDGTRIESVDPGGSVSAVLPPERAIGCVVYAATELEGPGIVRHLEGTRFSIGEPDRSVSKRCLEFSEAMQAGGLKCPVEPELRDDIWIKLLGNISFNPISALTRATMREMCLHRSTRQVIEMMMAETLSVAEALGCHPDISIERRLAGAERVGDHRTSTLQDLEKGKPLELDVLLAAVVELAEITGVPVPTLRTVDAISDLLAQGAAA, from the coding sequence GTGAAAGTCGCAGTTGTCGGAGCCGGCGCGATCGGCGCCTACGTGGGAGCCGCGCTCGATCGAGCCGGCGCCGAAGTTCATCTCATCGCCCGTGGACCGCATCTCGCGGCCATGAGGCAGGACGGAGTCAGGGTGTTGAGCCCGCGCGGGGATTGGACCGCCCGGGTGCATGCCACCGATCGGCCGGAGGACATCGGTCCGGTCGACTATGTGTTCCTGGGGCTCAAGGCGAACTCCTACGCGGCGTGCGGGCCGCTGGTGAAGCCTTTGCTCCATGACGGTACGGCGGTCATCGCCGCCCAGAACGGGATCCCCTGGTGGTACTTCCACGGGCACGGGGGTCCGCACGACGGCACACGGATCGAGAGCGTCGACCCCGGCGGCTCGGTCAGCGCGGTACTGCCACCCGAACGTGCGATCGGGTGCGTGGTCTACGCCGCTACGGAGCTGGAAGGGCCCGGGATCGTCCGGCACCTCGAAGGCACCCGCTTCTCCATCGGGGAACCGGACCGCTCGGTGTCGAAACGCTGTCTCGAATTCAGCGAGGCGATGCAGGCGGGCGGACTCAAGTGCCCCGTCGAGCCCGAGTTGCGCGACGACATCTGGATCAAGCTCCTCGGGAACATCTCGTTCAACCCCATCAGCGCGCTGACCCGCGCCACCATGCGGGAGATGTGCCTGCACCGCAGCACACGCCAGGTCATCGAGATGATGATGGCCGAAACCCTGAGCGTCGCTGAGGCATTGGGCTGCCACCCCGACATTTCCATCGAGCGGAGGCTGGCCGGCGCGGAACGCGTCGGTGACCACCGGACGTCGACCCTCCAGGATCTGGAGAAGGGCAAACCGCTCGAACTCGACGTCCTGCTCGCCGCTGTCGTGGAACTCGCCGAGATCACCGGCGTTCCGGTGCCCACCCTCCGTACGGTGGACGCCATTTCGGATCTCCTGGCCCAGGGCGCGGCTGCCTGA
- a CDS encoding molybdopterin oxidoreductase family protein, which produces MKKRERTPKTYARITHPLVRDKKGGPLRRAGWDEALDRAAAGLDAARGSFGMLSCARATNEMNYVAQKFTRVVMGTNNVDSCNRTCHAPSVAGLSAVFGSGGGTSSYGEVDHTDLILMWGSNARFAHPIFFQHVLRGIRNGARMYAVDPRRTSTAEWAESWLGLNVGTDIPLAHAVGREIIHAGLHNTSFIERATTGFEDYAAEVEPWTLAVAEKVTGVPAEAIRDLAHAYARAERAQLCWTLGITEHHNGTDNVRALINLSLLTGHVGRYGSGVQPLRGQNNVQGGGDMGAIPNRLPGFQDILEPDVRSKFESAWNTVIRPEYGMTLTQMFEAMETGDLKAVYCIGENPAQSEADSEQAVERMKKLDCLVVQDIFLTATAELADVVLPATAAWAETDGTTTNSERRVQRVRKAVEPPGEAREDIDIICDLAGRLGHPWKYADAESVWNELRSVSPDHYGMTYERLAEHQGIQWPCPDTDRIEPTYLHGRLWDEDPARRGRLAPFGIVKHDPPVDLTDDQYPIRLTTGRRLDSYNTGVQTGSFASPLRRGEYVELCPEDAERYGVSVGEEVRISSRRGTVQAPVWVDPGLRPGLAFMTMHFPDEVDTNQLTIEANCPIAGTAEFKASAIRIEKLPVSGPVSGSVSGFVSAPAVRS; this is translated from the coding sequence GTGAAGAAGCGAGAGCGCACACCGAAAACCTATGCCCGCATCACTCATCCCCTGGTGCGGGACAAGAAGGGCGGGCCCCTCCGCCGTGCGGGCTGGGACGAGGCCCTGGACCGGGCGGCCGCCGGCCTGGACGCCGCGCGCGGCTCCTTCGGGATGCTCTCCTGCGCCCGGGCCACCAACGAGATGAACTACGTCGCGCAGAAGTTCACCCGCGTGGTGATGGGCACCAACAACGTGGACTCCTGCAACCGGACGTGTCACGCGCCCAGTGTGGCCGGCCTGTCCGCGGTCTTCGGCTCCGGTGGCGGGACCTCGTCGTACGGCGAGGTCGACCACACCGACCTGATCCTCATGTGGGGCTCCAACGCCCGCTTCGCCCACCCCATCTTCTTCCAGCACGTGCTCCGGGGCATCAGGAACGGCGCGCGCATGTACGCCGTCGACCCCCGCCGCACCTCCACCGCCGAGTGGGCCGAGAGCTGGCTCGGGCTGAACGTCGGCACGGACATCCCGCTGGCCCACGCGGTCGGCCGCGAGATCATCCACGCGGGCCTGCACAACACGTCGTTCATCGAGCGCGCGACCACCGGTTTCGAGGACTACGCGGCCGAGGTCGAGCCCTGGACGCTCGCGGTGGCGGAGAAGGTGACCGGAGTGCCGGCCGAGGCGATCCGCGACCTCGCCCACGCCTACGCCCGCGCGGAACGGGCCCAGTTGTGCTGGACGCTCGGCATCACCGAGCACCACAACGGCACGGACAACGTCCGGGCACTGATCAACCTGTCCCTGCTCACCGGGCACGTCGGACGGTACGGCTCCGGTGTGCAGCCGCTGCGCGGCCAGAACAACGTGCAGGGCGGTGGTGACATGGGGGCCATCCCCAACCGACTGCCCGGCTTCCAGGACATCCTGGAGCCGGACGTCAGGTCCAAGTTCGAGAGCGCCTGGAACACCGTCATCCGGCCCGAGTACGGAATGACGCTCACCCAGATGTTCGAGGCGATGGAGACGGGTGACCTCAAGGCCGTCTACTGCATCGGCGAGAACCCCGCCCAGTCCGAGGCCGACAGCGAGCAGGCCGTCGAGCGCATGAAGAAGCTCGACTGCCTGGTGGTGCAGGACATCTTCCTCACCGCGACCGCCGAGCTGGCCGACGTGGTCCTGCCCGCCACCGCCGCCTGGGCGGAGACGGACGGCACCACGACCAACAGCGAACGCCGGGTCCAGCGGGTCCGCAAGGCCGTCGAACCGCCGGGCGAGGCGCGCGAGGACATCGACATCATCTGCGACCTGGCGGGCCGGCTCGGACACCCCTGGAAGTACGCGGACGCCGAATCGGTGTGGAACGAGCTGCGGTCGGTGTCACCCGACCACTACGGCATGACGTACGAGCGGCTCGCGGAGCACCAGGGCATCCAGTGGCCCTGCCCCGACACCGACAGGATCGAGCCGACCTATCTGCACGGCCGCCTCTGGGACGAGGACCCCGCCAGGCGCGGCCGGCTCGCCCCCTTCGGCATCGTCAAGCACGACCCCCCGGTCGACCTGACGGACGATCAGTACCCGATCAGGCTGACCACGGGCCGCCGGCTCGACTCGTACAACACCGGGGTACAGACCGGGAGTTTCGCCTCCCCGCTGCGCCGGGGCGAGTACGTGGAGCTGTGCCCCGAGGACGCCGAGCGGTACGGCGTGTCGGTCGGCGAGGAGGTACGGATCTCGTCGCGGCGCGGCACGGTCCAGGCCCCGGTCTGGGTCGATCCCGGGCTGCGCCCCGGACTTGCCTTCATGACGATGCACTTCCCGGACGAGGTGGACACCAACCAGCTGACCATCGAGGCGAATTGCCCGATCGCCGGGACCGCCGAGTTCAAGGCGTCCGCGATCCGCATCGAGAAGCTGCCGGTGTCCGGGCCCGTGTCCGGCTCCGTCTCCGGGTTCGTGTCCGCCCCCGCCGTGAGGAGCTGA